One part of the Sorangiineae bacterium MSr11954 genome encodes these proteins:
- a CDS encoding TauD/TfdA family dioxygenase — translation MMITIRDARLPAIVQPRPNDGARHVDTLLAWCHSHQVDIERLIHRRGAILFRGFEIEGPEDFALVARATSRHALIEYVAGVARRKKVTDGIYTSTEYPPHVEMPCHNELSHTKNWTALIFFFCQTPPQNRGETPLVDGRDVVRRMKPETAALFREKGVMYVRYLHCGDGSGLLDNNIRVLDESGYPYSVSWQRTYGTTDKSVIERAAARAGADITWTKSDDLIWKERVPAIRRHPQTREECWFSHVVNFHPSRMPPRVRARLPEIEYPRNVLFGDGTPIHDTLVEEVRGLVEAGEVLFPWQRGDVLMIDNVLVGHGRRSFDGPRAILTAMAGSPEESR, via the coding sequence ATGATGATCACGATACGCGACGCGAGGCTGCCCGCCATCGTGCAGCCTCGCCCCAACGACGGTGCACGGCACGTGGATACGCTGCTCGCGTGGTGCCACTCGCACCAGGTCGACATCGAGCGCCTGATCCATCGGCGCGGGGCGATTCTCTTCCGAGGCTTCGAGATCGAGGGCCCCGAGGACTTTGCGCTGGTTGCGCGCGCGACCTCGCGCCATGCGCTCATCGAGTACGTCGCGGGTGTGGCGCGCCGGAAGAAGGTTACCGATGGCATCTACACCTCCACGGAATATCCACCCCACGTGGAGATGCCTTGCCACAACGAGCTTTCCCATACCAAGAACTGGACGGCGCTCATCTTCTTTTTCTGCCAAACCCCGCCCCAAAATCGCGGTGAAACGCCGCTCGTCGACGGGCGCGACGTCGTCCGACGCATGAAGCCGGAGACGGCCGCGCTCTTTCGAGAGAAAGGGGTCATGTACGTGCGCTACCTTCACTGCGGGGACGGTTCGGGCCTCCTCGATAACAACATTCGGGTGCTGGACGAGAGCGGCTATCCCTACAGCGTCTCGTGGCAACGCACCTACGGGACGACCGACAAATCGGTCATCGAACGAGCCGCGGCCCGCGCGGGGGCCGACATCACCTGGACGAAGTCGGATGATTTAATCTGGAAAGAGCGGGTCCCCGCCATTCGCCGGCACCCGCAGACCCGCGAAGAGTGTTGGTTCAGCCACGTCGTCAACTTTCATCCTTCACGAATGCCGCCCCGGGTCCGCGCGCGCCTGCCCGAGATCGAATACCCCAGGAATGTGCTCTTTGGCGATGGCACCCCCATCCACGACACCCTCGTCGAAGAGGTGCGAGGCTTGGTGGAGGCGGGCGAAGTGCTCTTTCCATGGCAGCGCGGCGACGTCTTGATGATCGACAATGTGCTCGTCGGACATGGACGAAGATCATTCGACGGCCCTCGCGCCATTCTGACCGCGATGGCAGGCTCACCGGAGGAATCACGATGA